The region GCATCCCGGTCAGGCTTTCCGTAGTCCTCTCGCCGCAAGGCCATAGCGAGGCGAAGTCATCCAGCCCTAGCGTTCCGACCGAAACAAAAAGCAGAAACCAGAAGCCGTTTTCGCGAATTGAAGGGCGTGACCTTCGGATGAACCGGCGTAGCGTTCATTTTGTTTGAGCTTAGTGCGGCGGCGCTCCAAAACCGTCGGTCTGTGAGGTGGGGTATGAACTGGGTGATTTTGCTGGTTGCGGCTATATTTGAGGTCATCTGGGCTGTCTGGCTAAAAGCGGCAGGGGGCTTCACAAGAGTTCTGCCCTCGATGGGCATACTCGCCGCGATGGGCGTCAGCGCGGGGTTGCTGGCGATTGCCGTTAGGTCTCTGCCGATCGGCACGGCCTACGCGGTCTGGACAGGCATCGGTGCAGCGGGAACTGCCACGACGGGCATAGTCTGGCTTGGCGAGCCGGCGACGCCGCTTCGGCTGCTCAGCATCGGTCTTGTTGTGCTCGGCGTGGTCGGCCTTCGGCTTACAGAATGACGCGTGTCCCTGGCTGTATCGTTGCTCTCCAATGACCCCCTATTGGTCATTTGACCTTGAGATTCGCGCGGGCGTGGGGGGTCCCACCGTTTGTAAAGTCCGGTCAAGGGTGGGGATAGCTGAATTTCGCGAGGAGGCTCGGGTTGAAGATTGGTCTAGAATTCGAGCATGGCGCAGGGGACGGCCAGCAGGCGATCGGCGACCGAGCGTAGGGCACGGCCGTGACCATGGCCTCGGGCGCGCAATGCGGCATATTTGGCCCGACTTCGCGGATCGTGCTGCACGGCGGTGCGGGCCCAATGGTATACGGCGTTGCGCAGCCGGACGTGCGCCGCCTGGTGCATGAGCACAATCTTGCTCTTTCCCGATCGTTTCGTGATTGGCGCGACGCCCCACAGGCAGCGCAGCGCGTGGTAATCTCTGCATTGCAGTGCGTCCTGAGCTTCTGCGAACAGTGTGGCGAGGACGATTCTGCCGACGCCCGGCAAGGATCGCAGGATCGTCACGTCGCGCTCCTCTTCTCTCTGCCCCTCCGCATCGCCCTCTCCACCCGCGAGCCGTTCGGTCAGACGATCGATCTCGCTATTGGTCTCGCTGATCTGGCGGTTGACCAGCGCGACGCGGTGAGCGACGGCGTCGAGATGGCCGTTGCGGCGCTCGCTGTTCCACAGGCAACGAGAAATTCGCCTTGAGCCGCTCCAGGACCTCAGCAGCAGTGATGCGGCGGAGGCGGTAGCGCTTGACGAGACCTTCGACCGAGGCTTCGCGGACGCGCTTGGCCTTGACGGGCGTTGGAGCCAGGCGCCACAGCTCGAGCATCCAATCCGCGGTGACGTCGTCGGAGAGTTCGAGAAACTGCGGATAGTAGCGCCAGAGCAGTTCGCGGACTCGATTGGAAAGGCGGTTGCGTTCTACGCGAAGGTCGCCGGCGACGCGCGGCCATTCCCGCAATACTGGATCGAGCGGCGCCAGCAATCGGAAGCTGCGCCTGTCGGTGCGCAGCGCGTCCGCCAGCGCTTCAGCGTCGCGGCTGTCATCCTTTGCGCCGGCGGGCGAGAAACGGTCGCGGAAGCGATCGAGTTGCTTGGGATTGATGGCGTAAACCTGGAAGCCCCGCTCGGGCGCCGCGTCGGCGGATTTGAGAATCCAATCGGCCATCTCCTTCAGACCTTCGCCACCATGCGCGAAGGTGTGTTCGCCGATCTTGGCGCCTTTGGGGTCCGACAGGCGCACGTGGTGCGTCTGCGACGCCCAATCGACGCCTGCGAACCAGTTATTCTCATCCTCCATGTCGAAACCCCCGTTGTCACGGAGCCGCCGCGATGTCAGCCATTCCCTGTAATGGCGCTCAAAGGCGCGATGGCGCCTGTAGTTCACGAGCGGTGGCTTCATGGTGCCGAAATGGTCACCGCAGCTTAATGACCGGTCAGCGTGACATCCCGTGACGACGGGGGGAAAGGTTGTCGATCGATCGCAGTAAGCCCCGCAAGGGCCGGCATATGGTCAAAGATCAGCTTTCGGATAGGCGATCCTTGGCCTTTCCTCGGCCTTCGCATAGCCTCATCGGCGCTCACAAGGGCGCGCACCGCTCTCCCCTGATTTCCGATTATGGACAACGGAAGCGAGACTCCTAGTTTCTCAGGCTAGGCGGAGGTCGCGACGGGAGAGAAGAGACATTGGCCGCAATCTTCAGACCCTCCGCCAATCTCATCGCGAAGCTTGGGCTTGCCGGCTGCGCCGTCATGCTGTTCTCCATCGTCCTTCTGCTTTGGTTCGGACCGCGCAGCGATTACGCGCGAAACGTCGGACTGACGTTTTTACAGCCCGCGCCCTTCAGCCATCAGCATCACGTCAGCGGACTAGGCCTCGATTGCCGCTTCTGCCACACATCCGTCGAAGCCTCGTCAAGCGCCGGGATGCCGCCGACCTACACCTGTATGACCTGTCACTCGCAGGTCTGGACAAATGCGGCCATGCTCGCGCCTGTGCGGGAAAGCCTCGCGAAGAACAAGCCGCTCGCCTGGCGTCGCGTCACCGACCTGCCCGACTACGTTTATTTCAACCATAGCATTCACATTGCCAAAGGGGTTGGCTGCTCTAGCTGTCACGGTGACGTCGCGCAGATGCCGCTCACTTTCAAGGCAAAGTCGCTCACCATGAAATTTTGTCTCGACTGCCACCGCGATCCTGGCCCCAAACTCAGGCCAAAGGACAAGATCTACGACACGCATTGGCGTGAAGCCGACGAGACTCGTTCGTCCGACGCGCTGCTTGCCGAATATCGGATTGGCGGTCGAAAGCTGACGGATTGTTCGATATGTCACAGATAGCCAAACAATGGCGCAGTCTGGACGAACTCGTCGCTGACGCGGCCACGATCGAGCGCCTTTCGGATGAATTTCCTGACCTGGCCGAGGCGCTAGCGTCGCCGCAGAATCGACGACGCGTCATTCGCATGCTCATCGCCTCAACTGCCGCCGCGAGCCTTTCAGGATGCGGCGACGAGGGAACGCGGCTGGTTCCCGCTGTTCGGGCGCCGGAAAACATCGTGCCGGGCCTGCCGAACTTCTTCAGCGGCGCGCACTTGCTAAACGGATATGCGACGGGGGTAATCGTCGCGCACCGCATGGGCCGTCCGATCCGAGTCGACGGCAATCCGCTTCATCCTGCAAGTCTCGGCGCCGTCGACGTATTCGCGCAAGCAGAGCTGATGGAGTTCTACGACCCGCAGCGCGACTGGGCGATAAGAAAGCGCGGCGAGCCGGCGAGCGAAGGCGAACTCCAGCAAGCACTCGCGCTCGAGCGCGACGAAATTGTTTCATCGCGTGGCCGCGGCCTGCGCATTCTGACTGGCTCCACCACCTCGCCAACCTTCGTCGCGCAAATTGACGCGCTGCTCAAGGCCTATCCAGAGGCGCGCTGGATTCAGTGGGAGCCGTTTTCCCGCGTCAATGTCGCGAAAGGCGCTCAACTCGCTTACGGGCAAGCTGTGGAGTCCATACCGAATCTCGAGGCCGCCGAGGTTATCCTTGCACTCGACAGCGACCTTTTGAACGGTGCGCCGGGCAGTCTGAGCTTGGCGCGACGATTCGCGGCGCGCCGCAACCCGACGCGAACGGCGCGGATGAACCGTCTTTACGCGATCGAGACGATTCCGACGCTCACCGGCGCCATGGCGGATCACCGCTTCGTCGCCGGTCCGCAGGAATTGAACCGCTTGGTCACGACTCTCGCCGCCGCGCTCCTGGCCGATGAACCGATCGTCGCGCCGCAGTGGCTTGACGCAGTGGCCGCCGACCTCAGAAGCCACAAAGGACGTGCGCTCATTCATGTCGGGCCGGAGCAACCCCCGGAAACGCATGCGCTGGTCCATGCGATGAATGAAGCGCTGGGCGCAAGGAACAACACCTTCTACCTGATCGCACCCGTCCTGCGCGACGCCGGCGACGCGCACGCTTTGTCGGATCTTGCGGAGGAAATGCGCAAAGGCGACGTGCGCGCTCTGCTTATTCTCGACGCCAATCCCGTCTTCGCTGCGCCAGGCGCAGTCGGCTTCGCGGAGGCGATGGCGCGTGTTCCCTTCACCTTCGCCCTCTCGCGATCGCCCAACAAGACAACCGACGCGGCGCTCTTCGCGGCGCCGCTGCTGCATCCGTGGGAAAGCTGGAGCGACGCGCGGGCCTTCGATGGAACCGCGACGATCGTTCAACCGCAAGCTCTGCCGCTCTACGGCGGCTATGACGCACACCAGGCGCTGGCTCTCCTGACTCAGGCTCAGCCTCCGACGACGCTCGATATGGTGAAGGCGGTATGGGCGTCATTGCGAAGGAACGACGCCAAGGACGCCTGGAATGCGGCGTTGGCGAAAGGAATTATCGAAGGCTCCGCCGCGAAAAGGTCAAACGCCACGCTTAGGCCCCAGGCGCGCACCTTATCCCCGCCAGATGTTCCTTCGGGAACGCTAACGCTACTTTTTCGTCCCGACCCCTATGTCTGGGACGGGCGCTACGCCGCCAATCCATGGCTGCGCGAATTGCCGCGTCCGCTGACGAGGATCACCTGGGACAATCCCCTGCTGATCGCGCCAAAGACGGCGCGGCGGCTCGAGCTTGAAAATGGCGATATCGCCCGCGTGACCGTCGGCGCTTTTCAGGCGACGGCGCCGATCTGGATTGTTCCAGGACAGGCGCAGAATTGCGTGGTCGCGTCGCTTGGCCTTGGCGAAAATCAGGAGATCGGCGGCTATGATTATTATCCACTCATGGGCCGCAACACCGAACTGAAGGTCGAAAAGACCGGAAAACGCGTTGATATCGCCAGCGTCGAGCGCCACCAGCTGATGTTCGACATGGCTGGTCACTTTGTGCGCACGGGCGCTCTGGAGGAGTTTTTGAACAACAAGGATTTCCTTACCGAGCAGGCCGCGCCTGGCGCAGAGCAAAATCTCTATCGCCGCGAACCAGAAGGCCCGGCGGCGTGGGCAATGAGCATCGATCTCAACGCTTGCATTGGTTGCAACGCCTGCGTTGTCGCCTGCCAGGCCGAAAACAATATTCCTGTCGTCGGCAAGGATCAGGTGTTGCGCCAGCGCGAATTGCACTGGCTCAGGATCGACCGCTATTACGAGGGTGACGCGGATCAACCAAACGCCTATTTTCAGCCCGTGCTTTGCATGCACTGCGAAGCGGCGCCCTGTGAAACAGTATGTCCCGTTGGCGCCACCGTGCATGACTCAGAGGGCCTCAACGTCATGGTCTATAACCGCTGCATCGGCACGCGGTTCTGCGCCAACAACTGCCCCTATAAGGTGCGACGTTTCAACTATTTCGCCTATGCGCGCGAGGAGCGGCGCTCGCCGCTGGCGCGTAATCCGGAGGTGACGGTGCGTGCGCGCGGCGTGATGGAGAAATGCACCTTCTGTCTGCAGCGCATCGCCGCGGAGAGAATCGACGCCGACCGCGAAAACCGCCCCGTCGGCGAAGTGACGACAGCCTGCCAAGCGGCATGTCCGACGCAGGCTTTCACTTTCGGAAATCTCAACGAGAACGGATCCGCTGTAGGGGAGCGCAAGCAGAGCCCGCTTAGTTATGCGCTACTTGCATCACAAAACACGCGCCCGCGCGTCTCTTACGAAGCGCGCATCGTCAACCGCAATCAGGAAATCGGAAAAACGCGATGACTCTGGCTTCGGCGCCGAACGCGCGCGAATTTCCCGTGTCCAAAAATCGAGCGCCGCCGCGACCAGACGATCCGATCGTCCTCCCTGGCGAAACGACGACGTCCATGACGGACCATATTTGCGCCGTTCCGTTGGCCAAACACGCGCCATTCTGGTGGTGGGCGTCGTTGGCTGTATCACTGACGCTTCTTTTTGCGCTCGTCGTCTCCGTGGCCTGGCTGTTTTATGCCGGCGTCGGCGTGTGGGGCGTCGACTGGCCGGTCGCATGGGGTTTTGCCATCATCAATTACGTCTGGTGGATCGCCATCGCCTCCGGCGGCACGTTCATTTCCGCGCTTTTCTATTTGGCGGGGGTCGACTGGCGAAATTCACTGAACCGTCTCGCCGAGACGATGACCGTCTTCGCAGCCGCTTGCGCCGGCATCTTCCCGATCATGCATCTCGGCCGCCCGTGGCTCTTCTATTGGCTTTTTCCCTTTCCCAATACGATGACGCTCTGGCCTCAGTTTCGAAGTCCGTTGCTATGGGACTTCTTCGCCATTCTCGCCTATGTCACGTCGTCCCTGCTATTTTGGTACTTCGGTCTCATGCCCGATCTTGCGACGCTGCGCGATCGCGCCACAACGCGCAGCCAACAGCTCTTCTATGGCGTATTGGCGCTCGGCTTTAGGGGGACGGACCGGCAATGGCGTCATTATCGCGCGGCATACGGCGCACTGGCGGCGATCATGGCGCCGATGGTCATCTCCGTGCACAGCATTGTTGGCCTCGATTTCGCGGGCGCTGCGACCGTCGGCTGGCATTCGACGCAGTTTCCGCCGTTTTTCGTCTTCGGCGCGCTGCTCTCAGGCTTTGCGACCGTACTGCTGCTTATCGTGCCGCTTCGTGGGTTGTTGAAGCTGGAAAGCTTCATTACGGGGCGGCATTTCGATATTCTCGGCAAGCTGCTGCTGGCGAGCAGCTTGTGTCTCGCCTACGCCTACCTCATGGAGGCGTTCACGACGTACTATGGCGGCGATCGCGCCGAAATCCTTTCATTTAAGAGCAAGATCGCGGGAGAATACGCCATCCTCTACTGGGCGACGATCGCCTTCAACGTGCTTGCCCCACAGCTGATGTGGAGCCAACGCCTCCGCCTAAATCAAATCGTTGTGATCGGCGTCGCGCTTGGCGTGATTGTCGGAATGTGGCTCGAGCGATACGGGATCGTCGTGATGAGCCTGCGGCGCACCCATCTACCGTCGGCGTGGGGGGATTATCACGCGACGATCTGGGACTGGCTATCGCTTTTGGGCTCGGTCGGGCTCTTCGCCGCCGGGATCCTGCTCGCCGTGAGATTCTTCCCCGCGATCTCCATGTTCGAAATGCGAGAGCTCGTCAAGAAGTCTAAAACCTCCTCGCAAGAGCGTTGACGGAAACCGCGGACATGCAAACCCGAGCAATCCCACATTTCCGCAACGAGCTAGGTGTTTCGCGCATCGCTGTGGGTGTGAAGAAGTTCATGTGCCTCGGCGCCTCGCCGCCGAACGATCATCCGGATGTTTTCCTGGATATGGGAGCGGCGACGCAAATCATCTGTCCCTATTGCGACACGGTCTATTCTTTCGACCCCCAACTCGGGGAGCGCTGCGATCCGCCGCAATGCGCCGATCTCGTCGAGCCGCGAAACGATCGTGACGAGCCAACCGCCGTGTCGCAGGACAGCCGCGAGGCGGGGGGTGGAAAGCACATTCGAGGCGTTGTGGTCGCGGCGTTCAAGACGAGCGAGGAGCTTGAACATGCGCTCGATTGCCTGAAAACCTGCGGCTTCGACGCGGTGCGCACCTATTCTCCCAATGATCGCGACGATAGGAGTACGCCTTCGGTGTTGCCCGCTATCATACTCATTGCGGGCGCGATCGGTTTTATCGGCGGGTTTGGCATGGAAGCCTACGCCAATATGGTTTCCTACCCCCTCAATATCGGGGGACGTCCGAATTTCTCCTGGCCGTCGTTTGTTCCGATCGCCTTTGAGATCGGCATGCTCGCCGCAGTTTTGGCGGCGATTTTCGGCTATTGCTTCGCCGCGCCTCTCTTTTCCTATTTTGAGCCAATCGATGAGACGGTCGCTAGCCGCAAAGCTTCGGACGATGGCTGGATTGTCGCTGTCGATACACATAGCGCGAGTCAAATGCGCGACCTTAAGCGCCTCTTGAACGAGTTTGGCGCGCAGTCCCTTGAGGAGATGTGCCGGTGAAACGCGCGCTCGTGGTTATGGTTCTGCTTGCCGGCTGCGACGACATGAGCGTGCAGTCGAAGCAGAAGAACTATTCGCCCTTTGTCGGTCCCGCCGAGACGCCCGCGGGCGTCGTCAGCTTTCGCGCAGCCACGCTGACGGCGCCGCCAGTGACGCTGGCGCTGCTTGAGCGCGGGCAGGAGCGCTACCGCATCTTCTGCACGCCTTGCCATTCCGAACTCGGCGACGGTCACGGCATGGTCGCCCACCGCGGCTTTCCTTCGCCGCCCAGCTATCACAGCGCGGCGTTGCGCGAACAACCGCCACGCTATTTCTATAACGTTATCACCAATGGCCAAGGTGACATGTACTCCTTCGCGTCGCGGGCGCCGCCGAACGACCGCTGGGCGATCGTCGCCTACATCAAGGCGTTGCAGCGTAGCCAAAACGCGACACCCAACGACCTTGCTGCGGCGCGTAAAGGGGCGAACCCATGAAACGGCTGGGCGCCTCGCTTCTCGGGGCGATTGGGATCGGCGTCGCTGCGGCGGCGGCATGGGGCGGTTCGGGGGCCTTTCCTCATGCGTGGCTTGCGGCGCTCACAGCCTGGATCTCGTGGCCGCTCGGCTCTATGGGCCTGTTGCTGATCCACTGCGTCACCGGCGGTGGCTGGGGATTCGCCATACGCTCGCAGCTTATCACCGGCATCCGAACATTGCCCTTGCTCGCACCCTTCCTTGTGCCGCTGCTGCTCGCGGCGAAAGAGCTGTATCCCTGGCTCAAGCCGCAAACCGCGGCGCTCGACAATGCCTTCTATCTGAACGGCCCCGCCGCCGCGGCGCGCCTCGCCCTCTATCTCCTGATCTGGTTCGCGCTGGCGCGCGGCATTTTTCGTGCGCTACGCAACCAATCGCCCGAGCGGGCGCTGGAAAAAATTGCGCCGCCGGGCCTGATCCTGCTCGCGCTTTCGCTGACCTTTGCTTCGATCGATGCGATCCTTTCACTCGATCCGAGATTCGCGTCCAGCGTTTTCGGTATGATGACAATCGCCGAAATGGCGCTAACAGCGCTTTCGATCGCCATCTTTCTTGCCGCCACTGCGGCGTCGCCCGATCGCGAGACTCTCCGTCAGCTTGGCCGACTGCTTCTCGCGCTGACGATCCTTTGGGCCTATCTCGATTTCGTGCAATTGCTCATCGTATGGCAATCTAACCTGCCAAGGGAGGCGTCGTGGTATAATTTGCGTTGGCGCGGCTTCTGGGGCGGGCTCGCTCTCGCGATCGCGGGCATCCATTTTGCTCTGCCCTTCCTTGTTCTTCTTTCGCCACGAGCTCAGCGTTCACGCAGCGCTATGATGCTGCTTTGCGGATTGCTGATCTTCGGCGCCGCACTTCGGAGCCTGTGGTTGGTCGCGCCACCCTTCAGCGCTAGTTTGGATTGGGTCGAAGGCGGCGTCATGCTTGGCGTCTTGGCGATAGCCGCCGCCGCGGCCACGTATGCCATGACTGCGACGGGAGGGCCGAAGCATGTCCAAACCCGGCCTTGAGCCCGCACAGCATGAAGCCGGCGACGTTTCGGCCAATTTCGTTTGGGCCGGCGCGACGACGGTGATGCTCGCCGTGGCGTTCTTGGCCGCGCTTGTGCTATGGCTATTCCCAGCTTCGCTCCTCGACCGCACGCTGCATCTGCCCCTTTCGCCCTATCCGGCGCCGGCGCTGCAACCCGATCCCGCGGCGGATATGGCGCGCTTCTACAGCGAGGAGATGGCGCAACTGAACAGCACAGGCTGGATCGATCAAAGCGCCGACCGCGCGCATATCCCGATCGCGCAGGCGATGCGCCTCGTCGCGAAAGAAGGGATTCGCGGCTGGCCGCCTGCGCCAGAACAGGCTCCGCTTGCGCAAGCTGCGGGGGGCAAAGCGCCGACTGGCGGGGTAGCGGCGAATAAGCCACAGGAGAAATTGCATGAAGCGCATCGCCATCATCGTGGCGTTCAGCGTCCTGGCGCAGGCCGCCGCTGCCCAACCGGCGCCCGACATTGCAGGGGCCGTCTTTGAGCAAAGACCGGGCTCCCGGCTTCCGCGACCGCGGGAGTTCCGAGATGAAGCCGGACGTCTCCTTCGTTTGTCGGATCTCCTCAATGGCGCGCCGCTCGCTTTGGTGCTCGGCTATTATCAATGTCCCAAACTATGTGACGTTTTGCGCGCGGGCCTGATTCAGGCGCTCGCCAAGTCTGGCATGGCTCCGGGTCGGGACTATGTCTTCGTCGCCATCAGCGTCGACCCCGCCGACACGAGCGCAACCGCATCGCAAGCTAAGGCGCACGATCTTGAGAACGCTGCGGCGCCGCAGCTTGCGGCTCACGCGCATTATCTGACAGGCGAACGCGATGCGATCCAAAGCGTCGCCGACGCTGTCGGGTTCGCCAGCCGGCCGGCGGGCGAGAGGCGGACGATCGCGCATCCTGTCGGTGCGGTGTTCGTCTCGCCCTCGGGCGTCGTATCGAATTATCTCCTCGGCGTGGGCTTCAGTCCGGCCGACACGCGACTCGCGGTGTCGCGCGCGGCGTCGGGCGAAATTTCGCCGCCTGCTTCGCCGATTCTACTTCTATGTTTCGACTTCGACGCCTCGACAGGTCGATACTCGGTCGCGATCGTCAAGGTGCTTCGTCTACTCTCCATTGCGATGAGCGTCATTATCGGCTTGACGCTGCTTTACACCTTTCGTCGGGAGGGATCGGGCGCGTGAATTTCACTCTTCCTCAAGCGACAGTAGACGCAAGGGAAGTCGACGCGCTAATCTTGGCGCTCACGCTGGCGTCGTTGGCCGTTCTCGCCCTCGTCTTCGGGCTTATGGCCCGTTACATGGTGAAATATCGCGCTGGCAGCCCGATCGATCGCGGCAAGCCCCCGCAGAAAACCTGGCGCCTGGAAATTTCCTGGACCGTCGCAACCTTGGCCGCCTTCTTCGGCCTTTTCATCTGGGGCGCCGACCTCTACGTGCGCCTCTTTCAGCCGCCGGCCAACGCGCTGCAGATCTACGTCGTCGGCAAGCAATGGATGTGGAAAGTCGAGCATCCTGGCGGGCAACGCGAGATCAATACGCTGCATATTCCGATCCGACAGCCGGTTCAGCTCGTCATGACGTCGGAAGACGTTATCCATGATTTTTCCGTTCCCGCCTTTCGCATCAAGCACGACGTTCTGCCCGGACGCTACGAAACCTTGTGGTTCACGGTCGAAATGGCGGGCGTTTACCATCTCTTTTGTACCCAGTTATGCGGCGAGGGTCACGCCAGCATGATCGGCCAAGTCGTGGCTATGGAGCCCGAGGAATACGAACGCTGGCTCGGAGGCGGCGCTAAGGGCGAGACGTTTGTCGAAGCCGGCGCCGATGTTTTCCGACGTCATGGCTGCGCCGGCTGCCATGGCGACCAGGGCGCCGGCGGGATCGGGCCGGCGCTCGCCGGACTCTACGGCGCCCAAGTGAAACTCACCGACGGCATCGTGAAAGCCGACGAGGCATATCTCAGAGACTGCATCATGACCCCCCAAAAGCGGCGCGTCGCCGGCTATCCGGAGATCATGCCGTCGTTCGCGGGGCAGATCGACGAAGAGCATCTCCTGAAACTGATTGCCTATATCAAATCGCTGAAATGAAAGGCGCCGCCGTGACCGTCGGAATCGCTGCACCCCAGGAATCCTATCTGACCGACGGAACAACGTTGAAGAGCTGGCTCTTCACGACGGATCACAAGC is a window of Methylocystis sp. IM3 DNA encoding:
- a CDS encoding SCO family protein yields the protein MKRIAIIVAFSVLAQAAAAQPAPDIAGAVFEQRPGSRLPRPREFRDEAGRLLRLSDLLNGAPLALVLGYYQCPKLCDVLRAGLIQALAKSGMAPGRDYVFVAISVDPADTSATASQAKAHDLENAAAPQLAAHAHYLTGERDAIQSVADAVGFASRPAGERRTIAHPVGAVFVSPSGVVSNYLLGVGFSPADTRLAVSRAASGEISPPASPILLLCFDFDASTGRYSVAIVKVLRLLSIAMSVIIGLTLLYTFRREGSGA
- a CDS encoding c-type cytochrome; the encoded protein is MKRALVVMVLLAGCDDMSVQSKQKNYSPFVGPAETPAGVVSFRAATLTAPPVTLALLERGQERYRIFCTPCHSELGDGHGMVAHRGFPSPPSYHSAALREQPPRYFYNVITNGQGDMYSFASRAPPNDRWAIVAYIKALQRSQNATPNDLAAARKGANP
- a CDS encoding DUF3341 domain-containing protein; translation: MSQDSREAGGGKHIRGVVVAAFKTSEELEHALDCLKTCGFDAVRTYSPNDRDDRSTPSVLPAIILIAGAIGFIGGFGMEAYANMVSYPLNIGGRPNFSWPSFVPIAFEIGMLAAVLAAIFGYCFAAPLFSYFEPIDETVASRKASDDGWIVAVDTHSASQMRDLKRLLNEFGAQSLEEMCR
- a CDS encoding cytochrome c3 family protein; the protein is MAAIFRPSANLIAKLGLAGCAVMLFSIVLLLWFGPRSDYARNVGLTFLQPAPFSHQHHVSGLGLDCRFCHTSVEASSSAGMPPTYTCMTCHSQVWTNAAMLAPVRESLAKNKPLAWRRVTDLPDYVYFNHSIHIAKGVGCSSCHGDVAQMPLTFKAKSLTMKFCLDCHRDPGPKLRPKDKIYDTHWREADETRSSDALLAEYRIGGRKLTDCSICHR
- a CDS encoding IS110 family transposase, coding for MTILRSLPGVGRIVLATLFAEAQDALQCRDYHALRCLWGVAPITKRSGKSKIVLMHQAAHVRLRNAVYHWARTAVQHDPRSRAKYAALRARGHGHGRALRSVADRLLAVPCAMLEF
- a CDS encoding TAT-variant-translocated molybdopterin oxidoreductase, which gives rise to MSQIAKQWRSLDELVADAATIERLSDEFPDLAEALASPQNRRRVIRMLIASTAAASLSGCGDEGTRLVPAVRAPENIVPGLPNFFSGAHLLNGYATGVIVAHRMGRPIRVDGNPLHPASLGAVDVFAQAELMEFYDPQRDWAIRKRGEPASEGELQQALALERDEIVSSRGRGLRILTGSTTSPTFVAQIDALLKAYPEARWIQWEPFSRVNVAKGAQLAYGQAVESIPNLEAAEVILALDSDLLNGAPGSLSLARRFAARRNPTRTARMNRLYAIETIPTLTGAMADHRFVAGPQELNRLVTTLAAALLADEPIVAPQWLDAVAADLRSHKGRALIHVGPEQPPETHALVHAMNEALGARNNTFYLIAPVLRDAGDAHALSDLAEEMRKGDVRALLILDANPVFAAPGAVGFAEAMARVPFTFALSRSPNKTTDAALFAAPLLHPWESWSDARAFDGTATIVQPQALPLYGGYDAHQALALLTQAQPPTTLDMVKAVWASLRRNDAKDAWNAALAKGIIEGSAAKRSNATLRPQARTLSPPDVPSGTLTLLFRPDPYVWDGRYAANPWLRELPRPLTRITWDNPLLIAPKTARRLELENGDIARVTVGAFQATAPIWIVPGQAQNCVVASLGLGENQEIGGYDYYPLMGRNTELKVEKTGKRVDIASVERHQLMFDMAGHFVRTGALEEFLNNKDFLTEQAAPGAEQNLYRREPEGPAAWAMSIDLNACIGCNACVVACQAENNIPVVGKDQVLRQRELHWLRIDRYYEGDADQPNAYFQPVLCMHCEAAPCETVCPVGATVHDSEGLNVMVYNRCIGTRFCANNCPYKVRRFNYFAYAREERRSPLARNPEVTVRARGVMEKCTFCLQRIAAERIDADRENRPVGEVTTACQAACPTQAFTFGNLNENGSAVGERKQSPLSYALLASQNTRPRVSYEARIVNRNQEIGKTR
- a CDS encoding DMT family transporter, which gives rise to MNWVILLVAAIFEVIWAVWLKAAGGFTRVLPSMGILAAMGVSAGLLAIAVRSLPIGTAYAVWTGIGAAGTATTGIVWLGEPATPLRLLSIGLVVLGVVGLRLTE
- the nrfD gene encoding NrfD/PsrC family molybdoenzyme membrane anchor subunit, whose translation is MTDHICAVPLAKHAPFWWWASLAVSLTLLFALVVSVAWLFYAGVGVWGVDWPVAWGFAIINYVWWIAIASGGTFISALFYLAGVDWRNSLNRLAETMTVFAAACAGIFPIMHLGRPWLFYWLFPFPNTMTLWPQFRSPLLWDFFAILAYVTSSLLFWYFGLMPDLATLRDRATTRSQQLFYGVLALGFRGTDRQWRHYRAAYGALAAIMAPMVISVHSIVGLDFAGAATVGWHSTQFPPFFVFGALLSGFATVLLLIVPLRGLLKLESFITGRHFDILGKLLLASSLCLAYAYLMEAFTTYYGGDRAEILSFKSKIAGEYAILYWATIAFNVLAPQLMWSQRLRLNQIVVIGVALGVIVGMWLERYGIVVMSLRRTHLPSAWGDYHATIWDWLSLLGSVGLFAAGILLAVRFFPAISMFEMRELVKKSKTSSQER
- a CDS encoding IS110 family transposase; its protein translation is MRLSDPKGAKIGEHTFAHGGEGLKEMADWILKSADAAPERGFQVYAINPKQLDRFRDRFSPAGAKDDSRDAEALADALRTDRRSFRLLAPLDPVLREWPRVAGDLRVERNRLSNRVRELLWRYYPQFLELSDDVTADWMLELWRLAPTPVKAKRVREASVEGLVKRYRLRRITAAEVLERLKANFSLPVEQRAPQRPSRRRRSPRRAGQPPDQRDQ
- the coxB gene encoding cytochrome c oxidase subunit II, with product MNFTLPQATVDAREVDALILALTLASLAVLALVFGLMARYMVKYRAGSPIDRGKPPQKTWRLEISWTVATLAAFFGLFIWGADLYVRLFQPPANALQIYVVGKQWMWKVEHPGGQREINTLHIPIRQPVQLVMTSEDVIHDFSVPAFRIKHDVLPGRYETLWFTVEMAGVYHLFCTQLCGEGHASMIGQVVAMEPEEYERWLGGGAKGETFVEAGADVFRRHGCAGCHGDQGAGGIGPALAGLYGAQVKLTDGIVKADEAYLRDCIMTPQKRRVAGYPEIMPSFAGQIDEEHLLKLIAYIKSLK